The following are encoded in a window of Lentisphaera araneosa HTCC2155 genomic DNA:
- a CDS encoding LamG domain-containing protein yields the protein MKKFFTLLLILSSSLFAQNATPHYLDRYDPVAIWTLDQDIESQPPKETSGQYKVRVNGDKTKGLPKQVSGARDFLGQALDFSNVGSSIMTQIDSGRLATIGDINNTRGTSLAFWMKLHKDQIQKNHRIIGHPAFEPGLSGWGYGGLSGHMGAGFRVGFTKYMEQRDIAFDGNWHHIVITVDYQSRRKNVKLYLDGQFVTANDGASNKSFNHAKRMFIGARSNGGNSFPGALDDVSVYDYPLNADQILEMYHGPVFAGSAKVHYLPEALQLNAIAPADAQVLWLKNSGPGNVSINNKTRTNAKVTFSKPGDYTLSFKVKGHQSQSLQVKVHPATAPDVYAGDAVELNAIQESYQLKPRIKLPGRDHLRGVKVKWEKISGPGTVQFKQATQPNSAVRFSKEGLYTLKLSTSYGKLSSSDTVTIKVGQQSDNHYALMLNPLYLLAFDSPANRESAGVAELAKASSAELIADTTILPKLKQGARPFTGLSWDFNNTKSSVKVHNRFNIARLGDVKRTKGLAMSLWFKAKEYKGSFFGNGIISMSSHKYSQGVSINLADLVGVNTEPNTEFSKLFDDQWHHVLINADFSKDYDNVTLFIDGKIAMQKSYTFDKSFIKTRTDHCQLWGNRGRKGEINFPGQLDDIAVFDRSLNQEEISYLFNGPNADHLLSAQKPTINAGKDMIFTRKKEAILLGENIAEDSNLTYQWQLIDGPGPVIFDDPNSAQTKVNFGPLSIDHHNPDYQLYIFRLTAKAAGIAKSNSDELAVVFYKNKVPATRELGQLPPAGQHPRLFFNAADLPQIRLRFMADPYAQRAAKNLSAMYAHSIFNPKSNIGITYQGLKEGKKDVDVKLVVGSNDTRTYWAGKSWLYGQLGGAAAIALIKNDQDQLNELAIVLSRAAHEHLKYYRPNYPNKLVHDASGGLAIAYDLLASNMSEDQRKAPRKLLSKMSKWRQSLGSAKLDDKKNISTNWLTHHDQIVLCALAIEGEEGYDAGLIDQATHKLRHFLTQHGLYKSGYAHEGYTYFRMGMESAALSALALSRRDENLYETTNLYKGAMMMFRSMPPGMHWVTGHGDGSPKIAGMAPIDWLYRYIWPNDPAINTLYGKRLEWLSHQEDGKLQGQFHLMAVLFPSQSKSFPSQKAAAKQLQLNESQLCPDKGYVNARSSWDDNALNLVFRSRQDKYNLGHMHADVNSFELYHNGTTWFNDGGKYQYFNDCHQTILIDGRGGNGSSDSFSWPNLPGHIVQYKNNALYTLSTGDAKAFYDFTCSEFKEKPGKPKAVPLSETGYLWADFVYGKDRSQLDQMPSWRSKPLYISHGSKQQFYVLNPVKKAFRSALVVKGRYPYAIIIDDYQKDEKQRLYEWVGNFDMGTVEMIENSENSIRLKKKGEVDKANELLVLALQADGLTKKPELLNSKLGTDPSNPTKGTKVSQIRITAKSVNPRFKTLLYPYEKGTPQPKLKWSGQTLTVTIANQVDKITFAEDENGITQVDIQDMSQTQNQIIIQ from the coding sequence CAAATCGACAGTGGTAGGCTAGCCACTATTGGCGACATCAATAACACCAGGGGAACTTCTCTTGCTTTTTGGATGAAGCTGCACAAAGACCAAATCCAAAAAAATCATCGCATTATTGGTCATCCGGCTTTTGAACCGGGTCTTTCCGGCTGGGGTTATGGCGGACTTAGCGGCCATATGGGTGCCGGCTTTCGTGTTGGCTTCACCAAATACATGGAGCAAAGAGACATCGCCTTTGATGGTAACTGGCACCATATTGTTATCACGGTGGATTATCAAAGTCGCAGAAAGAACGTCAAACTCTACCTAGATGGCCAATTCGTCACGGCCAATGACGGCGCCTCCAACAAATCTTTTAATCACGCGAAAAGAATGTTTATCGGTGCCCGTTCTAATGGCGGTAATAGTTTTCCTGGTGCTTTGGACGATGTCTCCGTCTATGACTACCCTTTGAATGCCGATCAAATTTTAGAAATGTATCATGGCCCTGTTTTTGCGGGCTCCGCAAAAGTTCACTATCTGCCTGAAGCACTTCAACTCAATGCTATCGCACCTGCAGATGCTCAAGTTCTTTGGTTAAAAAATTCCGGTCCTGGCAATGTAAGCATTAATAACAAGACTCGCACAAATGCTAAAGTCACATTCTCTAAGCCCGGTGATTATACCCTAAGTTTCAAAGTCAAAGGCCATCAAAGCCAAAGCCTGCAAGTAAAAGTCCACCCCGCCACCGCTCCAGATGTCTATGCTGGTGATGCAGTGGAACTGAATGCAATTCAAGAGAGCTATCAGCTCAAACCGCGTATTAAACTTCCTGGCCGCGACCATCTGCGCGGGGTCAAAGTCAAATGGGAAAAGATCTCCGGCCCCGGAACCGTGCAATTCAAACAAGCTACTCAGCCCAACTCGGCAGTTCGCTTTAGCAAAGAAGGCCTCTACACCCTTAAACTTAGCACAAGCTATGGCAAACTCTCTTCTTCAGACACTGTCACTATTAAAGTGGGGCAACAGAGTGACAATCACTACGCCCTCATGCTCAACCCGCTTTACCTGCTAGCTTTTGACTCCCCTGCCAATCGTGAATCCGCCGGTGTTGCGGAACTCGCAAAAGCAAGTTCTGCAGAATTAATTGCAGATACCACTATCCTGCCCAAACTTAAGCAAGGTGCTCGCCCCTTTACAGGCCTAAGCTGGGACTTCAATAATACTAAGTCCAGTGTAAAAGTCCACAATCGCTTCAATATTGCTCGTCTGGGTGACGTCAAGCGCACCAAGGGCCTAGCCATGAGCCTGTGGTTCAAAGCCAAAGAATACAAAGGCAGCTTTTTTGGTAATGGTATCATCTCCATGAGTAGCCACAAATACAGTCAAGGTGTGAGCATAAACCTGGCTGATTTGGTGGGTGTTAACACCGAACCCAACACGGAGTTCAGCAAGCTTTTTGATGACCAATGGCACCATGTACTCATCAATGCTGACTTTAGCAAGGATTACGACAATGTGACTCTCTTCATTGATGGAAAAATAGCTATGCAAAAGTCATATACATTCGATAAGTCTTTTATCAAAACCAGAACAGATCACTGCCAACTTTGGGGAAATCGTGGTCGCAAGGGAGAAATCAACTTCCCTGGACAATTGGATGATATCGCCGTTTTTGATCGTTCACTCAATCAAGAGGAAATCTCCTACTTATTTAACGGCCCCAATGCGGATCATTTGCTAAGTGCGCAAAAGCCGACAATTAACGCGGGGAAAGACATGATTTTTACTCGAAAAAAAGAGGCTATTCTTTTAGGAGAAAACATAGCTGAAGACAGTAACTTAACTTACCAATGGCAATTAATTGACGGCCCGGGTCCAGTAATTTTTGACGACCCCAACTCCGCTCAAACAAAAGTGAACTTTGGCCCGCTGAGTATTGATCATCACAATCCCGATTATCAGCTCTACATTTTTCGCCTCACTGCAAAAGCTGCGGGAATCGCAAAGTCCAATTCCGACGAGCTCGCGGTGGTCTTTTACAAGAACAAAGTACCCGCTACAAGAGAACTCGGTCAACTGCCACCTGCCGGTCAGCACCCTCGCCTCTTTTTCAATGCCGCCGATTTACCACAAATTCGCCTACGCTTCATGGCCGACCCCTACGCCCAGCGAGCAGCCAAAAACCTCAGCGCCATGTATGCCCATTCAATTTTCAACCCGAAAAGTAATATCGGTATAACTTACCAAGGCCTTAAAGAAGGTAAAAAGGATGTGGACGTCAAACTTGTTGTCGGTAGTAATGACACCAGAACTTACTGGGCTGGAAAAAGCTGGCTCTACGGCCAGCTAGGCGGTGCAGCCGCTATTGCCCTCATTAAAAATGATCAAGATCAGCTTAATGAATTAGCCATAGTTCTTTCTCGCGCTGCCCACGAACATCTAAAATACTATCGTCCAAACTATCCCAATAAGCTCGTTCACGACGCCAGTGGCGGTCTTGCTATAGCTTATGACTTACTTGCTTCGAATATGAGTGAAGATCAACGTAAAGCCCCGCGCAAACTCTTATCAAAAATGTCCAAATGGCGCCAAAGTTTGGGTTCAGCTAAACTGGACGACAAAAAAAATATCTCAACAAACTGGCTCACCCATCACGATCAAATTGTTCTTTGTGCCCTGGCCATTGAGGGGGAAGAAGGTTATGATGCCGGCCTAATTGATCAAGCCACCCATAAATTGCGCCATTTCCTCACTCAGCACGGACTTTATAAATCTGGTTATGCTCACGAAGGTTACACCTATTTCCGCATGGGCATGGAGTCTGCAGCGCTATCAGCTCTCGCTTTAAGCCGTCGCGACGAAAACCTCTACGAAACAACTAATCTGTATAAGGGAGCTATGATGATGTTCCGCAGCATGCCACCGGGTATGCATTGGGTCACGGGGCATGGCGATGGTTCACCGAAAATTGCCGGCATGGCACCCATTGATTGGCTGTACCGCTACATTTGGCCAAATGATCCCGCCATCAATACACTCTATGGCAAAAGGCTAGAATGGCTCAGCCATCAAGAAGATGGCAAATTACAGGGACAATTTCACCTCATGGCCGTGCTTTTCCCAAGTCAGTCAAAAAGCTTTCCATCTCAAAAGGCAGCCGCAAAACAATTACAGTTAAATGAAAGCCAACTCTGCCCCGACAAAGGTTATGTCAATGCCCGCAGTTCCTGGGATGACAATGCCCTCAATCTAGTTTTTCGTAGCCGCCAAGACAAGTATAATCTCGGCCACATGCACGCAGATGTAAACTCATTTGAGCTTTATCACAATGGCACCACTTGGTTCAACGACGGTGGTAAATATCAGTACTTTAATGACTGTCACCAAACCATCCTTATCGATGGTCGCGGCGGTAACGGCTCCAGCGATTCTTTCAGTTGGCCTAACTTGCCGGGCCACATCGTGCAGTACAAGAATAACGCCCTCTATACTTTATCAACCGGTGATGCAAAGGCCTTCTACGATTTTACCTGTAGTGAATTTAAAGAAAAGCCGGGCAAGCCTAAAGCGGTGCCACTCTCGGAAACGGGCTACCTATGGGCTGACTTTGTCTACGGCAAAGATCGCTCACAACTTGATCAAATGCCGAGCTGGCGCTCTAAGCCCTTATATATTTCCCATGGTTCTAAACAGCAATTCTACGTCCTGAACCCAGTTAAAAAAGCCTTTCGTTCTGCCCTCGTGGTCAAGGGAAGGTATCCCTACGCCATCATTATCGATGATTACCAAAAAGACGAAAAACAAAGACTCTACGAATGGGTCGGCAACTTTGATATGGGCACAGTAGAAATGATTGAGAATAGTGAAAATAGCATCAGGCTCAAAAAGAAAGGCGAAGTCGACAAGGCTAATGAGCTCTTGGTCCTTGCCCTGCAAGCCGATGGCCTAACTAAGAAACCTGAACTGCTCAACTCCAAACTTGGAACTGATCCTAGCAACCCCACTAAGGGCACCAAGGTGAGTCAAATCCGCATCACGGCAAAAAGTGTTAACCCACGTTTTAAGACCCTACTTTATCCCTATGAAAAAGGGACACCACAACCTAAGTTAAAGTGGAGTGGCCAAACGCTAACGGTCACCATTGCTAATCAGGTCGATAAAATCACTTTTGCAGAAGATGAGAACGGAATCACGCAAGTCGATATCCAGGATATGTCTCAAACTCAAAACCAAATCATTATTCAGTAA
- a CDS encoding LamG domain-containing protein codes for MKILKNLFYSALCLVLPMALSAEDSLLLNWKFDSPYEFGAFEYDASGRGNDGVVHWDRIGSYGGLHWQSKEGFLKGSAHLPRGVRGTISTKKTLSLPQNWTMSLLFKPLDDKTRFDHMISFHSSHDSKKNILSLGQHHSFRINLDNDGKQQILGFFKDKMSSKQWNHLALVYETEQVTFYLNGKAQTVKHTSPWNPSTKFKLSLSGLNGSPHNRSEGNFDEFRLYSSALNADQIKQLATKDFYVKEKTIPIADPGMGYTTFLKEGSWFSSSKAQFKMQGTELIKGNNAGETKFQWSIMQQPKGAKGKFADASDPKTIFSTNKIGDYKFKLTTSNEAGKDEKLVNGVVFAKDKGPKSAKLYTLPPDRIEGHMVAYHPDRAAALNNKKLKPISYWSFDKIENNEFSALGSKAHALSLDKKNIELVENGKFGKAIKILNGPLSLGQFDELKNEFSASFWVYHGEGKIGGDLLKIQAENGKHYWNNHYRKYRLDPEGTGLVDIIVKWWQGSTSVKPNKRWSHYVFTYAKTGNVKKLYVDGRLAVYSLHPLEKDASGKASLLCNLKGAIIDDYALYDTTLNNEEVAAIYKSPTGALALKDRIVYDPYTSRVYRDDFIAKNFPKPTPTYQTEHFSEDRFDGKELSPYTHPRLNMTMNDLPRIRESFLKSRHGNNNHSFMYLYTRTQFGHDLSNYTPNSKLVDKKPQYAQKDAFTIDGKYVFNEHSHSSSARIALALEALLKADTKLARKLIEQMIISAKLQQQTIDYWRSQNNPGWQHAYHNILGRRSTQIMYDYLYNWMTEDEKRTIRKVIATATAGNWSIGMYAMPALYANRSNWQAWITGDMLIALQSIYGEDGFCQFTYDQAAQAVNNCAEIMNDPESGAHYEGMGKSNINSTQMSVLSRMQPKGEKIISSKALYNNVAKFHLHIGLPWTHKTVMYDQKNGGNAGIPSAPINVLHYAYPNDPIINYLKHTIDDGARSYTQHRPSTFGQESWMISSVYTQDWKGPDNLQEHLKQAVKEAGEPLAYFSDFRGQMISRSSWEKDALQLNFVPRVIKGGHSAPTKGYFVVNALERQWFEFRSRANQHSRTNSCITVDGEGQDGTMARSLNYSGAAENKNAQFDILSSELTGSYRQIDNKWPNLNYTRLKPDPRPWFDMPKQYLTHWYLGDRPYAPVYDDYDQFDPVNYKGKQEFEYAYRTALFARGNHPYIIIADDFKKDNKEREYIWHAALPDDLKKNMALHKINGDTAILTDPKDPSKHLMVKMFGYKGKGEFVLEHILPTQDVDRAKMNLTTEQMPHNLKFKNKTATASFRVIIYPFKDGDPLPEIAETANSFTITIGNQKDSFTEESKANGHKLLKPRRQTGLANKENDNHESSIALVSLTKSKKPQQDLQQTLMNMDDKKLFKGLGTLSAIIMVGFFIIRSKI; via the coding sequence ATGAAAATACTTAAAAATCTTTTTTATTCAGCACTCTGCCTAGTCCTACCCATGGCCTTATCTGCTGAAGACTCATTACTCCTCAATTGGAAATTTGATTCACCCTACGAATTCGGAGCTTTTGAATACGATGCTTCCGGTCGCGGTAATGATGGCGTGGTACACTGGGATCGAATTGGTAGCTACGGTGGACTTCATTGGCAGAGCAAAGAGGGTTTTTTAAAAGGATCAGCTCATTTGCCCCGAGGAGTAAGGGGTACTATATCCACTAAGAAAACTCTTTCTCTACCTCAGAATTGGACCATGTCTTTATTATTTAAGCCCTTGGATGATAAAACTCGCTTTGATCATATGATTAGCTTTCATAGTTCTCATGACTCCAAGAAGAATATTTTATCTTTAGGTCAGCACCACAGCTTTCGCATTAATTTAGACAATGATGGCAAACAGCAGATCCTTGGCTTCTTCAAAGACAAAATGAGTTCTAAGCAATGGAATCATTTGGCATTGGTTTATGAAACTGAACAAGTCACTTTTTATCTAAATGGTAAAGCACAAACTGTGAAGCATACAAGTCCCTGGAATCCTTCTACAAAATTTAAGCTCTCACTCTCTGGTCTTAATGGCTCTCCACACAACCGCTCCGAAGGCAACTTCGATGAATTCAGACTTTACAGCAGTGCACTAAATGCTGATCAAATCAAACAATTGGCCACAAAAGATTTTTACGTAAAAGAAAAAACTATTCCCATTGCAGATCCTGGTATGGGCTACACAACTTTCCTTAAAGAAGGATCATGGTTCAGCTCCTCAAAAGCACAATTTAAAATGCAGGGAACTGAGCTTATAAAAGGAAATAATGCTGGAGAAACTAAATTTCAGTGGAGCATTATGCAGCAACCCAAAGGTGCGAAAGGGAAGTTTGCGGATGCTAGTGATCCCAAGACAATTTTCTCGACTAATAAAATCGGTGACTACAAGTTTAAACTGACGACTTCAAACGAAGCTGGCAAAGACGAAAAACTAGTCAATGGAGTCGTTTTCGCCAAAGATAAGGGCCCCAAGAGCGCGAAGCTTTACACCCTCCCCCCTGACCGTATTGAAGGACATATGGTCGCTTATCACCCAGATAGAGCGGCAGCTTTAAACAATAAAAAACTCAAGCCGATCTCATACTGGTCTTTTGATAAGATCGAAAATAATGAATTCTCGGCTCTTGGTTCTAAAGCACATGCACTAAGTCTTGATAAAAAGAACATAGAGCTAGTTGAGAACGGCAAATTTGGCAAGGCTATCAAAATTCTCAATGGCCCTTTATCGCTAGGTCAATTCGATGAACTAAAAAATGAATTTTCTGCCTCTTTCTGGGTCTATCACGGCGAAGGAAAAATAGGAGGGGATCTGCTTAAGATCCAAGCAGAAAACGGTAAGCATTACTGGAATAATCACTATCGAAAATATCGTCTAGATCCAGAAGGCACTGGACTGGTTGACATCATTGTTAAATGGTGGCAGGGATCAACAAGTGTTAAACCAAATAAACGTTGGAGCCACTATGTTTTTACCTATGCCAAAACTGGCAATGTTAAAAAACTCTATGTAGATGGTCGTTTAGCGGTCTATAGCCTCCACCCACTTGAAAAAGATGCCTCGGGAAAAGCCTCTTTACTATGCAACCTTAAGGGTGCCATTATCGACGATTATGCCCTCTACGATACGACCTTAAATAACGAAGAGGTCGCCGCAATCTACAAGAGTCCCACAGGTGCTTTAGCGCTTAAAGACCGCATCGTTTATGACCCCTACACGTCTCGTGTTTATAGAGACGACTTTATCGCAAAAAACTTTCCGAAACCCACACCGACTTATCAAACTGAACACTTTTCCGAAGATAGATTCGATGGCAAGGAGCTCTCCCCATATACCCATCCTCGCCTAAATATGACCATGAATGATTTACCGCGTATTCGGGAATCATTTCTAAAGAGTCGTCACGGAAACAATAACCATTCATTTATGTATCTATATACTAGAACTCAATTTGGTCATGATCTTAGCAATTATACTCCCAACTCCAAGCTGGTAGATAAAAAGCCTCAATATGCCCAAAAAGATGCCTTTACAATCGACGGAAAATATGTTTTTAATGAGCATAGCCACAGTTCCAGCGCCCGTATTGCCTTAGCTTTGGAAGCTTTACTTAAAGCTGATACTAAATTAGCTCGTAAGCTTATAGAGCAAATGATCATTTCCGCAAAACTACAACAACAAACTATTGATTACTGGCGTAGTCAAAATAATCCGGGTTGGCAACATGCTTATCACAATATTCTTGGACGACGTTCAACTCAAATCATGTATGACTACCTCTATAATTGGATGACTGAAGATGAGAAAAGGACGATACGCAAAGTCATTGCCACTGCCACAGCAGGAAATTGGAGTATTGGAATGTACGCTATGCCCGCTCTTTACGCCAATCGCTCAAACTGGCAGGCATGGATCACCGGCGATATGCTCATAGCTCTGCAATCCATTTATGGTGAAGATGGTTTCTGTCAATTTACTTATGATCAAGCAGCTCAAGCAGTAAATAATTGTGCCGAAATCATGAACGACCCTGAATCAGGAGCTCACTATGAGGGTATGGGGAAAAGCAACATCAACTCGACTCAAATGTCCGTTCTTTCACGCATGCAGCCTAAAGGTGAGAAAATCATTTCAAGTAAAGCCCTGTATAATAATGTAGCTAAATTTCATCTCCATATTGGTCTACCTTGGACTCACAAAACAGTCATGTATGATCAAAAAAATGGTGGCAATGCCGGTATCCCTAGTGCACCAATTAATGTACTGCATTATGCATATCCAAACGATCCCATAATCAACTACCTCAAACACACAATAGATGATGGAGCACGCTCTTATACACAACACCGACCTAGTACTTTTGGCCAGGAATCATGGATGATTTCTTCTGTTTATACTCAGGACTGGAAAGGCCCAGACAATCTACAAGAGCACCTAAAACAAGCGGTCAAAGAAGCCGGTGAACCCCTAGCTTACTTTAGTGACTTTCGCGGTCAAATGATCAGTCGCAGTAGCTGGGAAAAAGATGCACTGCAACTCAATTTCGTCCCACGTGTTATCAAAGGTGGTCATTCAGCACCAACCAAGGGCTACTTTGTTGTCAATGCCCTCGAACGTCAGTGGTTTGAATTTCGCAGTAGGGCTAACCAGCACAGCCGTACCAACTCCTGTATCACAGTTGATGGTGAAGGACAAGATGGAACTATGGCTCGCTCATTAAACTATAGCGGCGCTGCAGAAAATAAAAATGCACAATTTGACATTCTCAGCAGTGAACTCACAGGATCATATCGTCAAATTGACAACAAGTGGCCAAATCTCAACTACACGCGCTTAAAACCCGACCCTCGCCCTTGGTTTGATATGCCCAAGCAATACCTTACTCATTGGTACCTCGGAGATCGTCCTTATGCTCCAGTTTATGATGACTACGATCAATTTGATCCTGTCAATTATAAAGGCAAACAGGAGTTCGAATACGCCTACAGAACCGCCCTTTTTGCTCGTGGTAATCACCCTTACATCATCATTGCCGATGATTTTAAAAAGGATAACAAAGAACGCGAGTACATATGGCATGCCGCTCTTCCCGATGATCTAAAGAAAAATATGGCGCTCCATAAAATCAATGGCGACACCGCTATTTTGACTGATCCAAAAGATCCATCAAAACATCTCATGGTAAAAATGTTTGGCTACAAAGGCAAAGGTGAATTTGTGCTTGAACATATTTTGCCAACTCAGGATGTGGATCGCGCTAAAATGAATCTGACAACTGAACAAATGCCACATAACCTAAAATTTAAAAACAAAACAGCTACGGCCTCTTTTCGAGTAATTATCTACCCCTTTAAGGACGGCGACCCCCTACCCGAAATTGCTGAGACCGCAAATTCTTTCACCATCACCATTGGCAATCAAAAAGATTCATTTACAGAAGAATCTAAAGCTAATGGACATAAACTACTTAAGCCCCGTAGACAAACTGGTCTAGCAAATAAAGAAAATGACAATCACGAAAGTAGCATTGCTCTCGTCAGCCTCACTAAATCTAAAAAACCACAGCAAGATCTGCAACAAACACTTATGAATATGGACGACAAAAAACTTTTCAAGGGACTAGGTACACTATCGGCCATTATTATGGTCGGTTTTTTTATCATTCGCAGTAAAATTTAA
- a CDS encoding type II secretion system protein: MKKRHISLIEILVVVAIIGILASLLLPSLGKARAKARQVTCVNNLKQTALTIFLYAGDNDDTMMDHMLNPGNQNGYNGFDLWSWHYMNTPNEMPYCPNTLEFVENTPSSIAVDSISPLSVSIGTGGTMGDVQSIKSYFANNWRPGDSPTSYSQLARSKAGLFKATYPLKLNEVENDTIAVYENYRRGSGGADAVDYPGQFGIKGFAFNMITTGYHDNRGLNVAAIDGSVSFIKTNSLISSPEYQLSTGGTWQTNEIGHFIQSGIDNIVPTGTKWNWNDN; the protein is encoded by the coding sequence ATGAAAAAACGGCATATAAGTTTAATAGAAATTCTTGTGGTAGTTGCCATTATTGGTATTTTAGCTTCCTTACTTTTGCCATCATTAGGTAAAGCTCGAGCTAAGGCGCGTCAGGTAACTTGCGTGAACAATCTCAAACAAACTGCGCTAACAATTTTTTTATATGCCGGCGATAATGACGATACGATGATGGACCACATGCTCAATCCTGGCAACCAAAATGGTTACAATGGCTTTGACCTCTGGAGTTGGCATTACATGAATACTCCCAATGAAATGCCCTACTGTCCCAACACTCTAGAATTTGTTGAAAATACCCCTAGCTCAATTGCTGTAGATAGCATTAGTCCTTTATCCGTCAGTATTGGTACCGGTGGAACTATGGGAGATGTACAAAGCATTAAATCGTATTTCGCTAACAACTGGCGCCCGGGTGATTCCCCTACGAGTTATAGTCAATTAGCTCGTTCAAAGGCGGGTCTTTTTAAAGCTACTTACCCCCTTAAGCTTAATGAGGTAGAAAATGACACTATCGCTGTTTACGAAAATTATCGCCGAGGATCCGGTGGGGCCGATGCCGTTGATTATCCAGGGCAATTCGGCATCAAAGGCTTTGCCTTCAATATGATCACTACCGGCTACCATGACAACCGTGGTTTAAACGTTGCTGCTATTGATGGCTCTGTCAGTTTCATCAAAACAAATTCTTTGATTAGTTCTCCTGAGTACCAACTCTCCACGGGAGGAACTTGGCAAACAAATGAAATTGGCCACTTTATTCAAAGTGGTATAGACAATATTGTACCCACTGGCACTAAGTGGAACTGGAACGATAATTAA